The Xanthomonas rydalmerensis genomic interval CGTGCGTCCACGCCCGAGCGATGACGCAGCAGCGGGCGCGCGCAACCGCGGCCCTTCGGGTTGGGCCTGGCAGGCGCGCGGCATACTCGGGAATGGGTGACACGCCCTAAGCGGCGCCGCCATCGCGCCGCGGCCGCGGATCAGCGCTGCAGCACCTGCAGCGCGGCGCTCACGTACACCAGCGGCGCATTCCAGTTGATCGCCACTTCGTTGGTGGCGTAGCTGCATTCCTTGTCCAGGTACGACAGCGCCGGCAGTGTCGATGTGTAGGCGTGCTTGCACGCATCGGCGTCCTGCTGCCCCGGCTGCGGGCCGCCGACCAGCCATCCCGGCACCGGCGTGGCCACGCCGTCGGCAATGGAGATGCGATGGTGGATGTGCATCGGCGAGCGCGCGCCGATGCCGGTGACGAAGGACATGCCCAGCGGGTTGCGGCCGAGCACGTAGTCCAGCTGCGACTGCGCGGCCTGCAGGTATTCGGGCTTGTGCTGCAACTGGTAGGCCTGCAGCAGCATCATCGCCTGGTTCATCGCCGTGGCGTTGCTGCCCCAGTGGAAGTCGGCCTCGCGCATCGTCACCCGCCAGGCCGAGCCCTGCCACACCTGCACCAGATGATCGGCCAGGCCCTCGATCTCCTCGGCGATGCGCGCCTGGTCGGCGCGCGGGGTCAGCCGTGCGCGGTGCTGCGCCAGCGACATCCACGCCAGCCCGCCGACCTGACGCCAGTCGGGCACGCTGGCCGGCACCTTGCGCGCCATCGCCGCCTCGTAGAACGCATCGTCGGCGGTGGCCAGGTACAGCTCGGTCGCGGCCCAGGCGAACTCGTCGTCGAACTGGGTGTCCTCGTAGGCGCCGGTATGCACGTCGGCCGGTTGCTTGTAGGCCACGTCCGGATGCGCCTGCGCCCAGGCCCAGGCGCGCCGCGAGGCTTCCAGCATGCGCGTGGAGATGCCGCCGAACTGCGCGTCGTACGGTGCGTAGATGCGACTGGCCTGGGCCATCACCGCGGCGAAGTCGAGCGTGGCCGCGGTGCTCTTCTGCACCACGTAGCGCGGCGCGCGCGCCTGGTCCGGCATCTGCATGCCGGCGAAGTCCAGGTTGGTCAGCTTGTGGTACACGCCACCGTCGTGCGGGTCCTGCATCGCCAGCAGCCACTGCAGGTTCCAGTCGACCTCGCGCAGGATATCCGGCACGTCGCCGCCGCTGTTCGGAATGCCTTCGGGATGCTTGGCGAAGTAGGCGGGGAACTGCTCGTAGGCGGCCAGCAGGGTGTAGACGGTGATGCCGGAACTGACCACGTACTTGTTGTAGTCGCCGGCGTCGTACCAGCCCTTGGGCGCGGCGATCACGGTGCCGGCCGGGCGCTCCGGCGACGCCGCCGAGGCATGCACCAGCACGTGGTCGTCGGGGTGGCCGGCGGCGCGCGCGTGGCGGCCGGCGTAGTCGCCGTCCAGCGCGGTGCTGGCGCGGTTGTAGTAGTAGGCCTTGAGCGCGGCGCGCGACAGCGCGTTGTAGGCGTCTTCGCCGATGGCGAAGCTGTCCGACGGCGGCAGGCCGTCGACCTGCAGGCGATAGCGGCCCGGCGTGCGCAGCGCGGAGAAATCGGCGATGCGCACGGTCTGCTGCGCCGGCGGCCACGCCGCGGCGGCGCCGAGGGTGCCGCGCAGCACCACCTCGTCGCTGTCGGCGCGCGCGATCGAGAACGCGTCGCCGTGGCCGTCCGGCACCACCGCCAGCTTGCTCGCGGCAGGCAGGAAGCCGACCTGGTTCAAGCGGATCGGCGATGGCATGGCAGTGTCGGCATGCGAGGTGCAGCCGCCCAGCAGCAGGCAGGCGAGGAACAGGCAGGACAGGGCATGGGGCAGCTTCATGCGCCGATACTGGCGGGCCATGATGACGGCTGCAAGCGCCACGTTGCGGACGCGCCGAGGGCGGCCCAGGACGCGGCGCGGGACGGCCGCATGCGGCGTTCCTGACAGCGCCGTCAGCGAGGCGTCAGCGTGGGGTCGCCATGCGGCGCCTACGGTGAAGACCTGTTCCCGCTGCCGGCGCCGACCCCGTGACCGCCCTGCCCCCACCGCCCGTTTCCCGCCGCCTGGCGCCGCTCGCACCGCTGCTGAGTGTGCTGCTGCTCGGCGGCTGCATGGCCGGCCCGGACTACGTGCGCCCGGCGCCGCCGGCCAGCGCACAGCAGCCGTTCGCCGAGGCCGACGGCCACTGGGCGCCCGCCGCACCGGCCGCGGCCGACCCGGCGGTGGCGTGGTGGACCCGCTATGGCGATCCGCAGCTGAATGCCTTGGTAGAGCAGGCCGATCGCGCCAACCAGACCCTGCGCCAGGCCGAAGCACGCTATCGGCAGGCACAGGCGCTGGTCGGCAGCGCGCGTGCGGCCGAAGCGCCGACGCTGGGCGTGCAGGCCGCGACAACGCGCGAACGCACGGCGACTCCCAAACCCGGCCTGCGCACCACCGATACGCTGGGACTGAGCGCCAGTTGGGAACCGGACTTCTGGGGCCGGATCCGACGCAGCGTCGAACAGGCCGGCGACAACGCCCAGGCCAGCGCCGCCGACCTGGCGCAGGCGCGGCTGTCGCTCCAGGCCGCGGTCGTGGCGGATTACCTGCAGTTGCGCTTCGACGACCAGACCCTGGCGCTGTACCAGCGCACCCTGGCCGGCTATCGCGATGCGCTGCAGCTGACCCAGGCGCGGGTCCGCGCCGGGGTCGCCAGCGCCGCCGATGTGGCCGCGGCCGAGGCCACCCTGCACAGCGCCGAAGCCGCGTCGACCGATCTGGCGCTGTCGCGGCGGCAACTGGACCACGCGCTGGCCGTGCTGCTGGGCCATACCCCCGCCGAGTTCTCGCTGGCGGCCAGCGACGCGCCGCTGCCGGCGCTACCACCGACGCCGGACGCCCTGCCCTCGGTGCTGCTGCAACGGCGCCCGGACATCGCCGGCGCCGAACGGCGCATGGCCGCGGCCAACGCCGGCATCGGCATGGCCGTGGCGGCGTGGTTCCCGACCCTGTCGCTGAGCGCCAGCGGCGGCTACGACGGTGCCGGGCTGGCCTCGCTGCTGAGCGTGCCGAACCGGGTCTGGGCGGTGGGCGCGGCGCTGGCCGGCACGCTGTTCGACGGCGGCGCCCGCCACGCGCAGCGCGCGCAGGCGCAAGCCAGCTTCGATGCGGCCGCAGCCAGCTACCGGCAAACCGTGTTGAGCGCGTTCCAGGGCGTGGAGGACCAACTGGCCGCCACGCGCGAACTGGCGCGCGAGGCGCAGCAACAGCGCAGCGCCGCAGATGCCGCGCAGCAGGCCGAACGCGTGCTGATGGACCAGTACCGCGCCGGCACCACGCTGTACAGCGCGGTGATCACCGCCCAGGCCAACGCGCTGGACGCGCAACGCAGCTTGCTGCAGGTGCAATCGCGCCAGTTCGGTGCCCAGGTCGCGCTGCTGGTCGCGCTGGGCGGCGACTGGGACAGCGCCCGTCTCCCCGCCGTGCGCGGCGCCTCGCCGGGCGCCACGCCGGCTCCCGTCGTCCCGGAGTAACCCATGTCCATCGCCGCTCCCACCCGCCCCGCTGATCCGCCAGCGCGCCATGCCGCGCCGCGGCGACGCTGGCCGTTCGTCGTCGCCGCGTTGCTGGTCGCGCTGCTGCTGGTGCTATGGCTGCGCCCCCGCCACGCGCCCGCCGCGGCCACGCCGCCGGTGCCGGTGACCAGTGCGCCGGTGCTGCGCAAGGACGTGCCGATCCGCCAGACCGGGATCGGCACCGTGCTGCCGATCGCCTCGGTGACCGTGCACTCGCGCATCGACGGGCAACTGATCGACGTGGGCTTCGGCGAGGGCCAGGACGTCAGGGCCGGGCAGGTACTGGCGCGGCTGGATCCGCGCACCTACCAGGCGCAACTGGCCGCGGCCACCGCGCAACTGGCCAAGGACAAGGCGCAGTTGGGCAATGCGCAGGCCGACCTGCAGCGCTACACGCAACTGCTGCAGGACAACGCCACCACCCGCCAGACCCTGGACACGCAGAAGGCGCTGGTGACGCAACTGCGCGCCACCCTGCAGAGCGATGAGGCGGCGATCGACAGCGCGCGGGTGCAACTGGACTTCACCACCATCCGCGCGCCGATCGACGGCCGTGCCGGCGCGCGCCTGGTCGATCCAGGCAACATCGTCCACGCCAGCGACGCCGGCGGCCTGGTGGTGCTGAACCAGATCGACCCGATCGCGGTGCAGTTCACCCTGCCGGAAAGCGCGTTCCAGCAGATCAACCGCGCGCTGCATGCCGCGCCGGCCAGCGTGGGCGTGGACGCGGTCGACCACGGCAGCGGACAGGTGCTGGCGCACGGCACGCTGGCCCTGCTCAACAACCAGATCGACACCAGCACCGGCACCATCGCGATGAAGGCGCACTTCCCCAATCCCGGACACACGCTGTGGCCGGGACAGACGGTGGATGCGCGCATCACCCTGGGCATGCGCGCCGGCGCGCTGGTGGTGCCGAGCGCGGCCGTGCAGCGCAGCCAGGACGGCGAGTTCGTGTACGTGGTCGGCAGCGACGGCAGCGTGCGCGACCAGCCGGTGCAGGTCGTGGACGATGCCAACGGCGAGACGGTGATCGGCCAGGGCCTGCAGGCCGGCCAGCGGGTGGTGGTGGATGGGCAGTACCGGCTGCATCCGGGGGCGAAGGTGGTGGAAGCCAAGCCGGCCAAGCACGCCAGGCCGGCCGCGGCGGGAGCGCACGCGTGAGCGTCTCGGCCGCCTTCATCAAACGCCCCATCGGCACCTCGCTGCTGGCCATGGCGCTGCTGTTGCTGGGCCTGGTGGCCTGGCCGCTGCTGCCGGTGGCGCCGCTGCCGCAGGTCGATTTCCCCACCATCCAGGTCTCGGCCAGCCTGCCCGGCGCCAGCCCGCAGACCATGGCCTCGAACGTGGCGCAGCCGCTGGAGCGGCAGTTGTCGCTGATCCCGGGCCTGAGCCAGATGACCTCGACCAGCGCGCTCGGCTCGACCCAGGTGACGCTGCAGTTCGACCTGGACCGCAACATCGACGCCGCCGCGCTCGACGTGCAGACCGCGATCAACGCCGCGTCCGGGCAGTTGCCGAGCGCGCTGCCGAGCGCGCCGAGCTTCCGCAAGATCAACCCGGCCGAGTCGCCCGCGCTGATCCTGGCGGTGCAGTCGCGGGTGCTGCCGCTGACCCAGGTCAACGACTACGCCGACAACGTGCTGGCGCAGCAGATCTCGCGCATCTCCGGCGTGGGCCTGGTCAACCTGTACGGCGCGCAGAAGCCGGCGGTCCGCGTGCAGGTGGATCCGGCCAAGCTGGCGGCGCTGGGGCTGAGCCTGGAGGACATCCGCGCGGTGATCGCCACCACCACGGTGAACGCGGCCACCGGCTCGATCGACGGCGCGCGCCAGGCCTTCACCGTCTCCACCAACGACCAGTTGCTGCAGAGCCAGGCCTGGAACGACGCCGTGCTGGCCTGGCGCAACGGCGCGCCGATCCGCGTGCGCGACGTCGGCACCGCGGTGGACGGGCCGGAGAACGCCAAGATCGCCGCCTGGGGCTTCGCCGGCGCCGCCGCGCCGGCCGACAGCGGCATCGTCAACGGCCGCGCGATCATGATCGCCATCACCAAGCAGCCCGGCGCCAACGTCATCGACACGGTG includes:
- a CDS encoding glycoside hydrolase family 9 protein, encoding MKLPHALSCLFLACLLLGGCTSHADTAMPSPIRLNQVGFLPAASKLAVVPDGHGDAFSIARADSDEVVLRGTLGAAAAWPPAQQTVRIADFSALRTPGRYRLQVDGLPPSDSFAIGEDAYNALSRAALKAYYYNRASTALDGDYAGRHARAAGHPDDHVLVHASAASPERPAGTVIAAPKGWYDAGDYNKYVVSSGITVYTLLAAYEQFPAYFAKHPEGIPNSGGDVPDILREVDWNLQWLLAMQDPHDGGVYHKLTNLDFAGMQMPDQARAPRYVVQKSTAATLDFAAVMAQASRIYAPYDAQFGGISTRMLEASRRAWAWAQAHPDVAYKQPADVHTGAYEDTQFDDEFAWAATELYLATADDAFYEAAMARKVPASVPDWRQVGGLAWMSLAQHRARLTPRADQARIAEEIEGLADHLVQVWQGSAWRVTMREADFHWGSNATAMNQAMMLLQAYQLQHKPEYLQAAQSQLDYVLGRNPLGMSFVTGIGARSPMHIHHRISIADGVATPVPGWLVGGPQPGQQDADACKHAYTSTLPALSYLDKECSYATNEVAINWNAPLVYVSAALQVLQR
- a CDS encoding efflux transporter outer membrane subunit; this encodes MTALPPPPVSRRLAPLAPLLSVLLLGGCMAGPDYVRPAPPASAQQPFAEADGHWAPAAPAAADPAVAWWTRYGDPQLNALVEQADRANQTLRQAEARYRQAQALVGSARAAEAPTLGVQAATTRERTATPKPGLRTTDTLGLSASWEPDFWGRIRRSVEQAGDNAQASAADLAQARLSLQAAVVADYLQLRFDDQTLALYQRTLAGYRDALQLTQARVRAGVASAADVAAAEATLHSAEAASTDLALSRRQLDHALAVLLGHTPAEFSLAASDAPLPALPPTPDALPSVLLQRRPDIAGAERRMAAANAGIGMAVAAWFPTLSLSASGGYDGAGLASLLSVPNRVWAVGAALAGTLFDGGARHAQRAQAQASFDAAAASYRQTVLSAFQGVEDQLAATRELAREAQQQRSAADAAQQAERVLMDQYRAGTTLYSAVITAQANALDAQRSLLQVQSRQFGAQVALLVALGGDWDSARLPAVRGASPGATPAPVVPE
- a CDS encoding efflux RND transporter periplasmic adaptor subunit gives rise to the protein MSIAAPTRPADPPARHAAPRRRWPFVVAALLVALLLVLWLRPRHAPAAATPPVPVTSAPVLRKDVPIRQTGIGTVLPIASVTVHSRIDGQLIDVGFGEGQDVRAGQVLARLDPRTYQAQLAAATAQLAKDKAQLGNAQADLQRYTQLLQDNATTRQTLDTQKALVTQLRATLQSDEAAIDSARVQLDFTTIRAPIDGRAGARLVDPGNIVHASDAGGLVVLNQIDPIAVQFTLPESAFQQINRALHAAPASVGVDAVDHGSGQVLAHGTLALLNNQIDTSTGTIAMKAHFPNPGHTLWPGQTVDARITLGMRAGALVVPSAAVQRSQDGEFVYVVGSDGSVRDQPVQVVDDANGETVIGQGLQAGQRVVVDGQYRLHPGAKVVEAKPAKHARPAAAGAHA